The genomic stretch ACTAAGTGCGGGAAGGCCAATACCTCAAAAGGCAGATAAATGACCATCTAATAATCAACCAGCCACTCTGCAGAGGTAGTGAATGATAGAAAATGTTTTGAGAGGTTCAGTTATCTGTAAAGGACTCACAGCTCTTTGCCCTTAATAACTCCAACTTTTGGTTGCTGctcaacaaaaaaatttaaataattaaatgtagaaaaaataattcctaatcTGCATTTCAATAGCTCTAGTTTATGACTGATGCTTCATAAAGTTAATCTaagtatacataaaataaaatagttcgcCATATTTTATGATTGAAAAAAGAGCAACTTATAAAAGAGTTCAGTATGATCCCTCCTTTggggaaaaatacatatatacatttaaatttatacatatatacattaaaaatgtctGGAAAATTCTAACCAAGGTGATCAGCCTTGGCACCACTGACATTTTAGACAAGAGAACTCTTTGTCATGAAGGGCTGCTCTGTGCATGCTAGGATGCTAGCAGTATTCCAGGCCTTTCCCCACCAGCTCCCACACTGGCAGCACCTTTCACTTAGGTTTTgtcaatcaaaaatgtctctagcCATTGCCAAATATCCCTTGGAGCACAAAATCACTCCTATTTGAGTTTCAGTTCTCTAATATGTTTACAGTAGTTAAATCTGGGATATTACAGGTAATTTTCCCCTCTATTTCTAGTCACTCTACAATTAATATGTGTACATTACTCTTCTATAGTGAAAAACAACAACTACTATTAAAATACCTACAACCATAGCActctttggtaaaaaaaaattataggcacACGCTTTTgtgtaaagtctttaaaaaaacacaactctgTAGATAGAAGATTTATGGAAGATATCATGAAGggaaccacaaagaaaatagaaaccgTTCTTCTAAGATAAGTTAGCAAAAATTCCCCTCAAGACATGGGGGTGGTAATGTGTGGGCCAGAAAGGATGTGGTTATGATCCAGGTGCACTGATCCATGCTGATGGAGCCCTCTATTTAATGTTCTGATTAGATTTACCATGCTGGACGGACTTGCGCTCTTGGCTGTACAAATAGTTTTCCTCTGCATTGATTTCCTGGGAGTTAGCTCAGCCTGGGGGCACCAGATCTTTCCCATGTTGTAGGCTGAGCACTCAATGTCCCCTTTTCACATCCTTCTTCCCATGCTCATGATGTGGCACTAGGTTTCACTCACTCTGCAGTGGGTATATTTTCATTCACTCTGCTTAGAATTTATGGGGTACAAAAATAGGGCCATTAATTGATGTTTTCATGAGGAAAACTCACCTAATGTGGAAGAGGTAGAAGCAACAAAAGTTTGGAAATGCTCAACTCTACTGACATGCTTAGAATGACAAGAGATGTAAGAGCAACTCAGAATTAGATTCCCTTTTACAAAACCACCCATGACTTCAACCTGAAGACATAAAGTGGGAAGCAAATTATGATTGTACTTTTCAGTTAGGAAAATAAGGTGAGGCACACTCTGGCTTTAAGTTGAAATAGTCGTGTCTAAATGGCTTGTCTTTCTGGCACTAAGCACATGCTCTGGCTGTTAATAACAATAAACCCACGGCACTCACTAGGTGCCAGGCgctgttctaagtgctttctgTATTCCAACTCTGTTCACCTCAACACAGCCCTGAGGGAGTTCTCATCCTTCTTTCCTAGGTGAGGAAGATGAGGACACTGTACGACACATcaatcactttgttttctttctgctcttaaTCATGACTTGTTCTTTTCCACTCCTCGGCTTCTTTTACAGTTAGTATTgtaaatttgttctttaaaaccAGCAGAATCATGTCTACCAAGATTGAGAGGGACAGAACATTCTGGTTAACATAATTATGGTCTAATTAAATCATTAGATTAGAAACTGTTTGGATTTGTGGACAATTTCTAAAGATCACAACTCTAGAATCCATCTCTCCTACCAGAGTTGTTTGCCTGtacccaaaatataaataaggaaatatggATGTTATCTGTTTCCTGCAAAAgcatcaacaaatatatattaaggtaaaatatgaaaatattgctGCTTCTGCAGGTCAAAAACTGTCAAGTAATTTTATACGGTTCCACTTTATAGatcctttcatattttaatgcAGTGTCTGAAGAATTTAACCTTCTAGGTGATGAATGGTGAAGGCGATGGGCCTAGTTACTGGAAATTAACTAGGATGGTATTGTTTTATGGTACACTTTAGTTTCCACAGTAAATTGTGTCAAATTTTAATACATTCTACCTTACATATTCTagtcatttaacttttttcttttgtatacctgtttgtgttttgtttatatattttgtatgttgtttgtatattttatatatctttgtttGTATATccttgtttgtatatttttatatccttgttTGTATATccttgtttgtatatttttatatccttgttTTATATCCTTGTTTGTATATCCTTGTTTGTTTATTGACTTTCAGATTATGTAGATAGCAGATATTCATTCATACATACTCCAAGGAGTCTTTGAGGCATCGTTCATTCAAATAGaatatttgatattataataGTAACATAATACTTCAGCTGCTAAACATATTCCAGGTTATAGACTATgttagtatctttttaaaaaattttatttcatttattaatttaaatcaaatttgtcAACaaagagtataacacccagtgctaatcccatcaagtgccctccttagtgcccatcacccagtcaccccatctcccgaCCACGTCCCCTTCTGCAacactttgtttcccagagttaggagtctctcatggtttgtcttcctctctaatttttccttactcagtttccctcctttcccttatagtccctttcattatttcttatatttcacatatgagtgaaaccatggtgattgtctttctgtgactgacttatttcactcagcataataccctccagttccctccacatcgaagcaaatggtaggtattcgtcctttccgatggctaaataatattccattgtatagtatctttttaaagacatatttgcaggggcacctgggtggctcagttggtcaagcatctgcctttagtttaggtcatgatcccggggtcctgggcttgaaCATGGAGGGGGCGGGTGTCTCTGTTctatggggaccctgcttctcccactccctctactgcatcccctgcttgttctctcttgcACTGACTCtcatctctctcaaatgaataaataaaatcttttaaaaatacaaatttccagaaataaaatgtaCTATTCTATCATAAAAGGTGGCATTTTCTTTCAGGTAGGTTTCTTACTAAAAGTGCCTACTAAGTTATTGAGAGGATATTTTCTGACTacaaaatagcaataatttaTATTAACATTCCAGAAAttctcataaaatataaatatggccACTTAAAGTAGCTAAAAGTGTGTACTATCAAGAACTGTGAGTGATTTATTCACTCTGAACTTGGATTATTGTGATTGAATAGTGTGTTGGGCTTAAATATGACCAACTTGCCACCAATTTAGTGGTATTTGTTTGATCTATTTCATCGCTCTGACAGGAGACCAAATTCTAAAAATgtagtatttataaaatgaatgggcttcatgaaatatttttttacgGTGCTGTACACCTGATAAGTGCccagaaaataaaagccatacaTGCTCACTTGAGTGAATTCTTCATCCAATTTGGCaaacatttttgaatgtttaCAAAATGATGGGTCAGCGCCTTCATTCCAGGTACCCACCGATGTCACAAGACACCCACATGCATGAACCAACCCTCCAtatgaggcagaaggaaagaagtgCTATGAGAATAGAGAAGAAACCAGTAATTCTCAGCAACACAGAAAATCTGAGTAAACTGTCTTTCATTCCACGTACTTTATTGTTTGATCACTCCTATGTTTACACTCACGAGCCTTGTAACAGCAGGGGTGTGGCAAAGGGAAGTTCAAGGATTAGTGTTCCATTTGCACATACAATCCCCATTCCTCCATAAATTTCATGAGATAGACTTCACTTTCTTCTGATGGCTCATCTAGAGCCTGCTCCTCATAGAGTCTAGACAAAAGGCCCTCCTCCGTGAACTCCTCGTACTCAGGATGTGAGCATCCCTCTGAGTCATGTTCAAAGCTAGAGAATGACGGCATGCACAGCCTACCAGTCCGAGGGTCCCAATCCACCAGTGTGGTGGAGGACTTTTCATCTGGCTCCTTTCTCGTGTCTGGGTGCTCCCACTGCCGCTGGTCCAAGTCTCGCAGCTGAGGGACGTAGGAATACAGTGGTGTGGGGGAGCCCACGTCGGTCAGAGCTGCCTGTTGCTCAAAGAATTGTCCTGGGAGGGACACCTCCTCCTGCAGATTGAGGTCGTGATCTCCAGGCCCCACACACATGTCAGCAGTTCTTACCGCATACTCATATTCACCTGTGGGCATTGTCCTGCTGGGTGATTCTTGCTGAGTTAGGGGCAGACCCTTGGTTGTTTCCTCAGAGTTACAGAAAATGTCCACCAAATGTACAGCATACCCCAATTGTTTCACCTCCATTTCTGCCTGATGTGGCTCCTGGTCTTGGTGGGGCTCATTCAGATCCCATACATCGTTGCCTTTTTCCATTACACTTAAATCCTTCTGAGAAATTTTAGAATCCTCCAAAATATTGAGGGTGATAAAATTAAGCACAATTTGCTCAGCGGGTACAAAGAATCTTTTGTCAAACTCATTTCCATAAATCAAAATCTGTAAAGACAGAAGAGAACGGTTTTCACCTTTTCACTTGAGAGAGACACGAAAAACAGCTGTTAAGTAGAACTTATACTGTCATCACATAGTTCTAAAGACCTATTCTTACCAACTCATGGAAGTGAAAGTTATTCTTGGAATAAACAGAAAGCCTCATTCACATGGAGGCAAGAGACCCAAGACATACAAAAAAGGCATATGGAAGTGCAAAGTGGTTCCCGGGGGGTGTGTATCAAGTCCAAAGATCTGGGTGTCATTGCCCCCTTCCCTACCTGGCCCAGGGAGTTCAGGGcagttatttaatttcttgaggcTCAGTTTTTAATTCTGTAAACTCAGAATTTCTGTCACGTATGAAGCGGCGAGCACTGAGTGAGATAGTTTGGAAACTGCTTTGTTAATTACTGTTGACGACATATTTGTCAGGTGGCAGTGGTTACCTGTGCTCCCAGACCTGACTGGGACATGCCCTGGACATGAAATGTGGACGGTCATAAAAATTGGATgtaaagagggaaagaggcacATGAGTAGGGATGGTTTTCCTCACTTCCCCCCTATACCATTCTAATCATACTGTAATGAGGCCAAAAAGGGCACTCCATGTGCCAGGTTATGGCCGACATACTCTAAATCATGTCACCCAGGAAAACTGGGTGGAGATTAAACTGGTACTGGGGATAAGTGGAAGGTGCCCTTTGAGATGGCCTGTCATGAGCTGTGTTTCAATCCTCACTGTGCACCCCCTGATGTGATTTAACATCACAAAACAGGACCTTTAGCCTCATTCTTTTCAACATTTGGCTTCAGAAAGTGACATGTGCTCAATTCTCCTGGGACTGTTCCTCCCAGGTAGGTATCCCTCTGCCATAGGAAGCTACCTCTGAAGCCTAAAAGCAGGCAGAAcaagagaaacatttaaaaaccaaactaaCAGGAATACATGTATGCATCATGCATATGTAAAcgttatattttaataatttgcagataaattatttttgtggttaAAATATGCCCAGCTCATGGGAAACCTTCAGTGTACCGTCCAGAAGTATAGGTTTATTCCATCTTAATATTTTCCTGCTCTCCTTGCTGTGAATGCCTGTCCTGGCCATTTCCCTCCAAAATGTGTTCCCATTCCACACTGTCTCCAGCCCTACATCCCACTCTCCTCTTGCAGACTCTCCTCTTTGTTCCCTGGACAACTGCAGAGTCTCCTAgctgctttttttgtttctaatcttaCTTCCTCCAATGTTATCTTAGACCCTCTCCATCTGGATCTAAAACACGATATTGACCTTGACGCTCTTCAAAACCCTACAGAGAGTTCTCTTTTCGAAGAGAATGCAAAGCCCAAGTTCATTAGAATAACACCCAATTCTCCTGTTACCtggccctccccctccttcccactctcaCTTCTGTAGCTCCTTATCAGCAACCTGTGGTCAAGCAGTATCATGTGGTTTTCCAAACATCCACTCACCTTGGTTCCCCTGGGATTTCTGCCAGCAGTAGGTGCTCTAACTCTTACTCCATTTTCATAATCAAAGCCAGATGTAAATCGTCTCCTGGCCCCCCTGTGGGGTTTCAGCACCCTCCCCATAACTCCCTGAACTTTCACAGTCCTCAGTGCCTGGTTCCATCTTAGCCTTCGTGCATCATTTTGAAATACTTGTCCCCAACTTAACCAGAGCCTCTGGAAAGGCATGGATCCTGACTTAAGTTTATTTGTGTACCTCAAGACCTAGTCTAATCTGTTCATTACATGTAAAATCATCGTCAAAGCTGAGGAATCCTTCTCTTTGGTTATGTTACTGAGTGAATCTAGTAGCAAAAGTATTTAATTCATCAACTCTAAACCCACTCTGCCTGTAAAAGGGACCAGTGTCAGTTCTAAAGtctccttttctacttttctggAAGGGAGTGTGTACGACTCCTGCCACGCTAAGCACTCACCAAATTTGCTGGGTGTTTTTCTTTGCCAACATGGATGTATCTGTACATGAAGTAGCCCattgcagaaaaaagaaacacgGTAACAGATATGGGCAAAACATACCAGAAGATGATTTTAACCCTCAATGCTGATGTCTGGTCTgtaaaaaaagggagggggggataGAGGGTTATGATTCCATGTGGTGGGAAAATATTGGCAATGTCAGGTGGCTTTGGGCTGATCACTTACATTCAGgaattcagtttttcatttataaatggagAAGCTTGTAGGAAAAGTGATAAGGGgtctcagaattctttttttcattaattaattaatttatttatttatattggagttcaatttgccaatatatagcataacaaccagtgctcatcccatcaagtgccccctcagtgcccatcacccactcacccccaccccccaccctcctccccttctaccacccctagttcgttcccagagttaggagtctttcatgttctgtctccctttctgatatttcccactcattttttctcctttcccctttattccctttcactattttttatattccacaaatgaattagaccatataatgttcAGAATTCTTACTTTCTGACAAGAGCTGGTTTTTAAGAATCATCTGGACTTGTAGACCTCACTGTATGGCTGCATCAACAACCCAATCAGCAGATATTCTGCAGGGAGGGGCAaggtggcggaagagtaggggtcctcaactcacctggccccacaaacttacctagttaactttcaaaacatcctgaacacctatgaattcgtCATGAGATTTAAAGTGAGAACAgttggaacgctacagagagaaaagttttcacttctaacaaggtaggaaggtggaaagaaaataaaaaagaatcaagtggcggagggccccggggaggaggagggccccGGGGAGGAGCCGGGTGGGTGGGAGCCTCGGGgtaggaaagcccagccctggggaagcGGGGACTTTAAAAATCCGCGCCCGAGTTTTCCTGGACACAaacgtgctcagcagggagattgggcagaaccgcaggaggggcagggaagcctcCAGATCCCCGGGGTCACTATGAGAAGAGGGGCACCCAGGGGAAAGCGCTCAGCCCTGGGGCATCGGGGAGAAGCCAGGGGTCAGGCGGAGGCTCTGGACAGAGGTGGCTGAGCCCCGATCCCTGTGGGAGAGAGGGCCCTGGGAGCGCAATtccaggagcacagggcaccgAACAGACACagccaggatcctgcgctccccccgggacaggcggaggcagggagggcacaggacagcgaggacgctcctgccgccgggcgcccctgagctgtgcaggtcagtgccccTTGCTGCCCTGGGAGCACCTAGGCcggtgcagactgggagctgcggtagttactgggggagctgactccagagctggagacctggccccCACCAGTGTagctgttcctcctggtgtcaccttgtgcctggcaCTGGCAgagggcggggcagctcccccaggtacacacacctgagaatcagcacagcaggctcctcccccagagaccagctggaaggacaggggaagagcaagtttttgACTAAGCAGTGctagaaagctccaggactgagggaaaatagtatgtAGAACTAGaggctcctttttcttttcttcttttttactttttccattacaactcattcttatatcagactaaaaattcccaatatttttctcttttcccaccttaactacagtATTTTACCagccagctcttcatttttaagttttttcctttttgactttcatatttctacaattacatgttttagatatattttccacttctggattcccttcaatatattcaatttaattttggtagatacgagatatgggtttttgttttttgttttttctgcctcattttgttttaaaatggtggaagttagtaccatctaaaacatgaccaacatgtacccagaaccaagtgggaCACCGTgatggttcattctgtgagattatatcgttttccttcccattctggccccctcttttatcttgtttatgtttttgaggTCAATGTTGGGGTTTTACATAAGTATTGcttgtttatataaatttgggactgagcatattctaatatacagaacaaaatacactcagaaccaagaggatcaccctctaggacccctcagggaGACTACATTCTTTTTCCACTACCACTTTCTCACCACCAACATCTCCACCCCCCTTTCCttgttactttttctttgttttcagtttttggcttCTTACTTatactactttgttttatttatttttttgaagattttatttatttatgatagagagaaaaagagagagagagagagaggcagagacataggcagagggagagaagcaggctccatgccaggagcctgacgtggggctcgatcccgggactccaggatcacggcctgggccaaaggcaggcgctaaaccactgagccacccaggggtcccccctatactactttgttttaaaatttgtttttcactttagtagtctttttgttttattttgttccgtccttctttttcttttattttctggtctctgacctctttggaatcatctagggtgtattttacttaggtcatggttgatatttttgactcagcccactcatacagccactctgcactagaaggaagaattcactaCAAGAGaaagagacttcattactgcagaattgagatctaatcagtccgaaattaaaaaaagattaaatgagatgcaatccaaactggttgttctaactgctagggttaatgaggtggaagaaagagtgagtgacatagaagacaagttgctgctaaggaaggaagctgaagaaaaaagagaaaaacaattaaaagcccATGAaaaaaggcttagggaaataaaggattgcctgagaaggaagaatatacatttaattgggattccagagaaggctgagagagacagaggaccacaaagcatatttgaacaaatcatagtgagaacttcccaaatctggggaaggaaagaggcattcagatccaagagatagacaAGACCTCCCCCCAAATCAATacaaaccattcaacacctcaacatttaataatgaaacttgcaaatttcaaagataaagagaaaatccttaaagcagcgcaagacaagagattcttaactatatggggagaaatatcagattaacagcagacctctcctcagagaactggcaggccagaaagggctggaaggatatattcaaggtcctaaatgagaagaacgtgcagccaagaatactttatccagcaaggctctcattcagaatagaaggagagataaagagcttccaagataggcagaaactgaaagaatgtgatcaccaaaccggctctgcaggaaatattaagggggaccctgtaaaagaaagaggaaacccaaagaaataatccacaaaaacagggactgattaggtattacaatgacactaaattcatatctttcaatagttactctgaatgtgaatgggctaaatgatcccatcaaaagacacagggtatgggactggataaaaaagcaagacccatctatttgcggtctacaagagactcattttagacctaaggacacctccagcctgaaaatgaagggatggagaaccatttaccattcaaatgatcctcaaaagaaagctggggtagcaatcctcatatcagataattaaagtttatcccaaagactgtagtaagtgatgaagagggacactatatcatacttaaagggtctattcaacaagaagacccaacaagaacattcctcagcatcttaaaaaccatctacgaaaagcccacagcaaatatcattctcaatggggaaacactgggagcatttcccctaagatcaggaaaaagacagggatgtccactctcatcactgctattcaacatagtactggacgTCCTAGCCTCAataatcaggcaacaaaaagaaataaaagacattcaaattggcaaagaagtcaaactctctttgcagataacatgatactgtacacagaaaacccaaaagactccaccccaagattactagaactcatacagcaattcggcagtgaagcatgatacaaaatcaatgcccagaagtcagtggcatttctatacactaacaatgagactgaagaaagagaaattaaggagtcaatcccatttacaatttcacccaaaagcataagatacctaggaataaacctaaccaaagaggtaaaggatctataccctaaaaactacagaacacttctgaaagaaattgaggaagacacaaagagatggaaaaatattccatgctcatggattggaagaattaatattgtgaaaatgtcaatgttacccagggcaatttacacatttaatgcaatccctatcaaaatgccatggactttcttcagagagttggaacaaatcatcttaagatttgtgtggaatcagaaaagaccccgaatggccaggggaatattaaaaaagaaaaccagagccgggggcatcacaatgccgaatttcagtttgtactacaaagctgtgatcatcaagacagtgtggtactggcacaaaaacagacacatagatcaatggaacagaagagagaacccagaagtggatcctcaaccttatggtcaactaatatttgacaaagcaggaaaggctatCTGCTGAAAaaaagtcttcaataaatggtgctgggaaaattggacagccccatgcagaagaatgaaactagaccaatctcttacaccagacacaaagataaactcaaaatggatgaaagatctgaatgtgagacaagattccatcaaaatcctagagcagaacacaggcaacaccctttttgaacttggccacaccaacttcttgcaagatacatccatgaaggcaagagaaacaaaagcaaaaatgaattattgggacttaatcaagataagaagcttctgaatagcaaaagatacagtcaactaaactaaaagacaacctgcagaatgggagaagatattagcaaatgacctatcagataaagggccagtccccaagatctagaaagaacttattaaactcaacagcaaagaaagaaacaatccaatcatgaaatgggcaaaagacatgaagagaaatctcacagaggaagacatagacatggccaacatgcacatgagaaaatgctccgcatcacttgccatcagggaaatacaaatcaaaaccacaatgagataccaccccacaccagtgagaatggggaaaattaacaaggcaggaaacaacaaatattggagaggatgtggagaaaggggaaccctcttgcactgttggtgggaatgtgaactggtgcagccactctggaaaactgtgtggaggttcctcaaagagttaaaaatagagctaccctaccacccagcaattgcactgctggggatttaccccaaagatacagatgcagtgtaatgccgggacacctgcaccccgatgtttatagcagcaacgtccacaatagccaaactgtggaaggagcctcggtgtccgttgacagatgaatggataaagaagctgtggtctatgtatacagtggaatattgctcagccattagaaatgacaaataccatttgctttgacatggatggaactggagggtattatgttgagtgaaataagtcaattggaaaaggacaaacattatatggtctcattcatttggggaaaataaaaattagtgaaaggaaataaagggaaaggagagaaaatgagtgggaaatatcagagagggagccagaacataagagacacctaactctgggaattgaacaagtggtggtggagagggaggtgggcgggggttggggtgactgtgtgataggcactgagggggacacttggcaggatgagcactgggtgttatgctaaatgttggcaaattgaagtccaataaaaaaatttaaaaataaaataaagtaaaataaaataaaataaaatacacacacaaaaaaaaaagaaaaaaagaaaagaaaagggaaccctcccgGACTGTTGCCGGGAgcgcaaactggtgcaaccactttgaagaagaatatggaggttcctcaaaataaaaataaaattaccaaaaaaagaagacctaacaatcatgaatatttatgtccctaatgtgggaggttgccaagtatatcagtcaattaataactaaagtaaagacagacttagataataatacactaatactagtagacttcaacatggcactttcagcAGATATTCCAACATTTTATGTCTGGTTATGAGACTCATGCAGGTCTTATATTTGAAGCTAAGTGTGTCTAATATTCAAGCAACATATACACTTTAAACCCAAAATGGAAACCCTCTTGATAAGATCCTATTAAGCTGCCCCCACTTTTCCATATACGCATTTGACTCAACCTTTTCCAAATATTAAGTAGAAGACAGGAATGTATGGCATCACCTTCTAAACTTTTTGGGTAGGTCTGGAGCTTGGGATGTGTGTAGGGAGGTGGCTGAGCTAGTGTATGCCGAGAGTGGCCAatctgctttgttttgtcttttgcttgcttagcatttcagttttctttgacATATGGCAAGGAAGCCTTCATTTTAAGGGGAAAGTATGAAAGGATAGA from Canis lupus dingo isolate Sandy chromosome 1, ASM325472v2, whole genome shotgun sequence encodes the following:
- the IL20RA gene encoding interleukin-20 receptor subunit alpha isoform X2 — translated: MCARPPPAPGTHRGVRAPGRQALRLLLLLLLLLAAAPSGRAVLCISGGLPKPTNITFLSINMKNILQWSPPEGLQGAEVTYTVQYFIYGQKKWLSKSECRNINRTCCDLSVETSDYEHQYYAKVKAIWETNCSKWAETGRFYPFLETQIGPPRVALTTDEKSISIVLTAPEKWKRSPEESSISMRQIYSNLKYNVSIYNTKSNRMWSQCVTNHTLVLVWLEPDTLYCILVESFVPGPPRLAQPSEKQCVRTLKDQTSALRVKIIFWYVLPISVTVFLFSAMGYFMYRYIHVGKEKHPANLILIYGNEFDKRFFVPAEQIVLNFITLNILEDSKISQKDLSVMEKGNDVWDLNEPHQDQEPHQAEMEVKQLGYAVHLVDIFCNSEETTKGLPLTQQESPSRTMPTGEYEYAVRTADMCVGPGDHDLNLQEEVSLPGQFFEQQAALTDVGSPTPLYSYVPQLRDLDQRQWEHPDTRKEPDEKSSTTLVDWDPRTGRLCMPSFSSFEHDSEGCSHPEYEEFTEEGLLSRLYEEQALDEPSEESEVYLMKFMEEWGLYVQMEH
- the IL20RA gene encoding interleukin-20 receptor subunit alpha isoform X1, with protein sequence MCARPPPAPGTHRGVRAPGRQALRLLLLLLLLLAAAPSGRAVLCISGGLPKPTNITFLSINMKNILQWSPPEGLQGAEVTYTVQYFIRYGQKKWLSKSECRNINRTCCDLSVETSDYEHQYYAKVKAIWETNCSKWAETGRFYPFLETQIGPPRVALTTDEKSISIVLTAPEKWKRSPEESSISMRQIYSNLKYNVSIYNTKSNRMWSQCVTNHTLVLVWLEPDTLYCILVESFVPGPPRLAQPSEKQCVRTLKDQTSALRVKIIFWYVLPISVTVFLFSAMGYFMYRYIHVGKEKHPANLILIYGNEFDKRFFVPAEQIVLNFITLNILEDSKISQKDLSVMEKGNDVWDLNEPHQDQEPHQAEMEVKQLGYAVHLVDIFCNSEETTKGLPLTQQESPSRTMPTGEYEYAVRTADMCVGPGDHDLNLQEEVSLPGQFFEQQAALTDVGSPTPLYSYVPQLRDLDQRQWEHPDTRKEPDEKSSTTLVDWDPRTGRLCMPSFSSFEHDSEGCSHPEYEEFTEEGLLSRLYEEQALDEPSEESEVYLMKFMEEWGLYVQMEH
- the IL20RA gene encoding interleukin-20 receptor subunit alpha isoform X3, with amino-acid sequence MTQVLCISGGLPKPTNITFLSINMKNILQWSPPEGLQGAEVTYTVQYFIRYGQKKWLSKSECRNINRTCCDLSVETSDYEHQYYAKVKAIWETNCSKWAETGRFYPFLETQIGPPRVALTTDEKSISIVLTAPEKWKRSPEESSISMRQIYSNLKYNVSIYNTKSNRMWSQCVTNHTLVLVWLEPDTLYCILVESFVPGPPRLAQPSEKQCVRTLKDQTSALRVKIIFWYVLPISVTVFLFSAMGYFMYRYIHVGKEKHPANLILIYGNEFDKRFFVPAEQIVLNFITLNILEDSKISQKDLSVMEKGNDVWDLNEPHQDQEPHQAEMEVKQLGYAVHLVDIFCNSEETTKGLPLTQQESPSRTMPTGEYEYAVRTADMCVGPGDHDLNLQEEVSLPGQFFEQQAALTDVGSPTPLYSYVPQLRDLDQRQWEHPDTRKEPDEKSSTTLVDWDPRTGRLCMPSFSSFEHDSEGCSHPEYEEFTEEGLLSRLYEEQALDEPSEESEVYLMKFMEEWGLYVQMEH